CGCGCAGCATGCTTTGGTGCTTGGATCGGGTGGCGCTGCAAAAGCAGCCCGCTATGTTTTGCAACAAAATGGAATCGACTATTTGACGGTTTCACGAAATCCAAAAAACAATAGCCAAATAGCTTATCGCGATGTGAATGCTTCACTTTTAAAAAACCACACTTTAATCATCAACACCACACCGCTGGGCATGTTTCCGGATATTGAAGCATGTCCGGCCATCCCCTATCACCTGCTTGGCTCACAACATTTTCTTTTCGATATGATTTACAATCCTGCCGAAACCGAATTTCTAAAAAGAGGAAAAGCTGCCGGAGCCACCACACAAAACGGCCTGTTGATGCTCACCCTCCAGGCCGAGAAGGCATGGGAGATTTGGAGTAGCAATTCAGAATTATAATTGAATACGAATATCGAATAAAGCCTGCCCTGCGGTGGCTGAGCTTGTCGAAGCCAGCGTAGCCGAACCAAGCCAAAGGGAATATCGAATTTAGACCCGGCAAAAAAAATGTTGAAAATCAGAATCCTTTTTAGGGTCGGG
This portion of the Bacteroidales bacterium genome encodes:
- a CDS encoding shikimate dehydrogenase; the protein is MKTYALIGKTLTHSFSKAFFDEKFLRENIARCRHLLAPLPSIDELIPFINTDPTLVGLNVTIPYKEAVLPLLDELDQVAGKVGAVNTIVIKRHGESLWLKGYNTDVFGFQNSCEGLVHAQHALVLGSGGAAKAARYVLQQNGIDYLTVSRNPKNNSQIAYRDVNASLLKNHTLIINTTPLGMFPDIEACPAIPYHLLGSQHFLFDMIYNPAETEFLKRGKAAGATTQNGLLMLTLQAEKAWEIWSSNSEL